A genomic region of Castor canadensis chromosome 16, mCasCan1.hap1v2, whole genome shotgun sequence contains the following coding sequences:
- the Znf235 gene encoding zinc finger protein 235 isoform X4, with the protein MTKVQEVVTFKEVVTFKDVAVVFTKEELGLLDAAQRRLYRDVMLENLRNLLSVGHQSFKPDMISQLEREEKLWMKEIQTQAGRCSGDGSQRKMESLCKAGFRCLSLGEFSCWQMKRHVVNKLTRSRDSIMNIQGKSSLFPKQCAGAEECIALVDDSSLVTLRGAHSNIEEDQELLTGRVQSSWSKTCLSETQNHQTNCRQTHMKNKLCLFAPRVDVLSCISHPGDKTTRGRDAAHSNRDCGKDTFKASPPTRCHIYTGQKASPCGDCEDAFSNSPRLELHQEAHTGKKSPTRSTHEEDPNYTSGIPVQQNVRPGKKRYWCHECGKGFSQSSNLQTHQRVHTGEKPYTCPECGKSFNQSSHLYAHLPIHTGEKPYRCESCGKGFSRSTDLNIHCRVHTGEKPYKCEVCGKGFTQRSHLQAHERIHTGEKPYKCGDCGKRFSCSSNLHTHQRVHTEERPYKCGECGKCFSLSFNLHSHQRVHTGEKPYRCEECGKGFSSASSFQSHQRVHTGEKPFRCSVCGKGFSQSSYFQAHQRVHTGEKPYKCEVCGKRFNWSLNLHNHQRVHTGEKPYKCEACGKSFSQASNLQAHQSVHTGEKPFKCDACQKRFSQASHLQAHQRVHTGEKPYKCDTCGKAFSQRSNLQVHQIIHTGEKPFKCEECGKEFSWSAGLSAHQRVHTGEKPYTCQQCGKGFSQASHFHTHQRVHTGERPYICNICCKGFSQRSHLVYHQRVHAGGNL; encoded by the exons ATGACCAAGGTCCAG GAGGTGGTGACATTCAAGGAGGTGGTGACATTCAAAGATGTGGCTGTGGTCTTCACCAAGGAGGAGCTGGGGCTGCTGGACGCTGCCCAGAGAAGGCTGTACCGTGACGTGATGCTGGAGAACTTGAGGAACCTGCTCTCAGTGG GACATCAGTCCTTCAAACCAGACATGATATCCCAGTTGGAGAGGGAGGAAAAGCTTTGGATGAAGGAGATCCAAACCCAGGCAGGTAGGTGCTCAG GTGATGGGAGTCAGCGCAAGATGGAGTCTCTTTGCAAAGCAGGATTCAGGTGCCTTTCGCTGGGAGAGTTTTCATGCTGGCAGATGAAGAGGCATGTTGTAAACAAGCTCACCAGAAGTCGAGACTCCATAATGAATATCCAGGGAAAGAGTTCTCTGTTCCCCAAGCAGTGTGCGGGAGCAGAAGAATGTATTGCACTTGTAGATGACAGCAGCCTCGTGACTCTCAGAGGAGCACATTCCAATATTGAAGAAGATCAAGAACTTCTAACTGGAAGAGTTCAGAGTTCTTGGAGTAAAACTTgcctcagtgagactcagaacCATCAGACAAATTGTAGGCAGACTCACATGAAGAACAAATTATGTCTCTTTGCTCCACGTGTTGATGTTTTAAGTTGCATTTCACACCCTGGTGATAAGACAACAAGAGGAAGAGACGCAGCTCACAGCAACAGAGATTGTGGTAAAGACACCTTCAAGGCTTCCCCTCCTACCCGGTGTCACATTTACACAGGACAGAAAGCCTCCCCATGTGGCGACTGTGAAGACGCCTTCAGCAATAGCCCCAGGCTTGAACTACATCAGGAGGCGCACACAGGGAAGAAGTCCCCCACACGCAGTACCCATGAGGAGGACCCCAATTACACCTCGGGGATTCCTGTGCAACAAAATGTTCGCCCAGGAAAAAAGCGCTATTGGTGCCATGAGTGTGGCAAGGGTTTCAGTCAGAGCTCAAACCTGCAGACTCATCAGAGAGTCcatactggggagaagccctatacGTGCCCTGAGTGTGGGAAGAGCTTCAATCAGAGCTCACACCTATATGCTCACCTGCCTattcacacaggagagaagccctataGGTGTGAAAGCTGTGGGAAGGGCTTCAGCCGTAGCACGGATCTGAACATCCACTGCAGAgtgcacactggggagaagccttaCAAGTGCGAGGTGTGCGGGAAGGGCTTCACGCAGAGGTCACACCTTCAGGCCCATGAGAGAATCCACACAGGGGAGAAGCCATATAAATGTGGGGACTGTGGGAAGCGCTTCAGTTGTAGTTCGAACCTTCACACTCATCAGAGGGTGCACACTGAAGAAAGGCCCTACAAATGTGGGGAGTGTGGGAAATGCTTCAGCTTGAGCTTTAACCTTCACAGCCACCAGCGCgtccacacaggagagaaaccgtACAGATGCGAGGAGTGTGGGAAGGGCTTCAGTTCAGCCTCGAGTTTCCAGAGCCATCAGAGGGTCCACACAGGGGAAAAGCCGTTTCGATGCAGTGTGTGTGGGAAGGGCTTCAGTCAGAGCTCCTATTTTCAAGCCCATCAACGAGTTCACACCggagaaaaaccatacaaatgtGAAGTGTGTGGGAAGCGCTTCAACTGGAGCCTGAATCTCCACAACCACCAGAGAGTCCACACCGGGGAGAAGCCCTATAAGTGTGAGGCCTGCGGGAAGAGCTTCAGTCAGGCCTCCAATCTGCAAGCCCACCAGAGCGTCCACACGGGGGAAAAACCCTTCAAATGTGATGCCTGCCAGAAACGGTTCAGTCAGGCCTCCCACCTTCAGGCCCACCAGAGAGtccatactggagagaaaccctacaaaTGTGATacatgtgggaaagccttcagccaGCGGTCGAATCTTCAGGTTCATCAGATCATCCACACTGGTGAAAAGCCGTTCAAGTGTGAGGAGTGTGGGAAGGAATTCAGCTGGAGCGCAGGTCTCAGTGCACATCAGCGGGTCCACACGGGAGAGAAACCCTACACATGTCAGCAGTGTGGGAAGGGCTTCAGTCAGGCCTCGCACTTCCACACCCATCAAAGGGTCCACACTGGAGAGAGGCCCTACATCTGCAACATCTGTTGTAAGGGCTTCAGTCAGAGGTCACATCTTGTCTACCATCAGAGGGTCCACGCAGGAGGGAATTTGTAG
- the Znf235 gene encoding zinc finger protein 235 isoform X8, translating into MCKTPARVMCCSSGPAASPASPMMSFPSPVSPPQNAALFQKQEENNDQGPGDGSQRKMESLCKAGFRCLSLGEFSCWQMKRHVVNKLTRSRDSIMNIQGKSSLFPKQCAGAEECIALVDDSSLVTLRGAHSNIEEDQELLTGRVQSSWSKTCLSETQNHQTNCRQTHMKNKLCLFAPRVDVLSCISHPGDKTTRGRDAAHSNRDCGKDTFKASPPTRCHIYTGQKASPCGDCEDAFSNSPRLELHQEAHTGKKSPTRSTHEEDPNYTSGIPVQQNVRPGKKRYWCHECGKGFSQSSNLQTHQRVHTGEKPYTCPECGKSFNQSSHLYAHLPIHTGEKPYRCESCGKGFSRSTDLNIHCRVHTGEKPYKCEVCGKGFTQRSHLQAHERIHTGEKPYKCGDCGKRFSCSSNLHTHQRVHTEERPYKCGECGKCFSLSFNLHSHQRVHTGEKPYRCEECGKGFSSASSFQSHQRVHTGEKPFRCSVCGKGFSQSSYFQAHQRVHTGEKPYKCEVCGKRFNWSLNLHNHQRVHTGEKPYKCEACGKSFSQASNLQAHQSVHTGEKPFKCDACQKRFSQASHLQAHQRVHTGEKPYKCDTCGKAFSQRSNLQVHQIIHTGEKPFKCEECGKEFSWSAGLSAHQRVHTGEKPYTCQQCGKGFSQASHFHTHQRVHTGERPYICNICCKGFSQRSHLVYHQRVHAGGNL; encoded by the exons ATGTGCAAAACTCCAGCGAGAGTCATGTGCTGCTCATCTGGACCAGCTGCATCCCCAGCGTCTCCCATGATGTCTTTTCCCTCCCCAGTGTCGCCTCCCCAGAACGCTGCCCTTTTCCAGAAGCAAGAGGAGAACAATGACCAAGGTCCAG GTGATGGGAGTCAGCGCAAGATGGAGTCTCTTTGCAAAGCAGGATTCAGGTGCCTTTCGCTGGGAGAGTTTTCATGCTGGCAGATGAAGAGGCATGTTGTAAACAAGCTCACCAGAAGTCGAGACTCCATAATGAATATCCAGGGAAAGAGTTCTCTGTTCCCCAAGCAGTGTGCGGGAGCAGAAGAATGTATTGCACTTGTAGATGACAGCAGCCTCGTGACTCTCAGAGGAGCACATTCCAATATTGAAGAAGATCAAGAACTTCTAACTGGAAGAGTTCAGAGTTCTTGGAGTAAAACTTgcctcagtgagactcagaacCATCAGACAAATTGTAGGCAGACTCACATGAAGAACAAATTATGTCTCTTTGCTCCACGTGTTGATGTTTTAAGTTGCATTTCACACCCTGGTGATAAGACAACAAGAGGAAGAGACGCAGCTCACAGCAACAGAGATTGTGGTAAAGACACCTTCAAGGCTTCCCCTCCTACCCGGTGTCACATTTACACAGGACAGAAAGCCTCCCCATGTGGCGACTGTGAAGACGCCTTCAGCAATAGCCCCAGGCTTGAACTACATCAGGAGGCGCACACAGGGAAGAAGTCCCCCACACGCAGTACCCATGAGGAGGACCCCAATTACACCTCGGGGATTCCTGTGCAACAAAATGTTCGCCCAGGAAAAAAGCGCTATTGGTGCCATGAGTGTGGCAAGGGTTTCAGTCAGAGCTCAAACCTGCAGACTCATCAGAGAGTCcatactggggagaagccctatacGTGCCCTGAGTGTGGGAAGAGCTTCAATCAGAGCTCACACCTATATGCTCACCTGCCTattcacacaggagagaagccctataGGTGTGAAAGCTGTGGGAAGGGCTTCAGCCGTAGCACGGATCTGAACATCCACTGCAGAgtgcacactggggagaagccttaCAAGTGCGAGGTGTGCGGGAAGGGCTTCACGCAGAGGTCACACCTTCAGGCCCATGAGAGAATCCACACAGGGGAGAAGCCATATAAATGTGGGGACTGTGGGAAGCGCTTCAGTTGTAGTTCGAACCTTCACACTCATCAGAGGGTGCACACTGAAGAAAGGCCCTACAAATGTGGGGAGTGTGGGAAATGCTTCAGCTTGAGCTTTAACCTTCACAGCCACCAGCGCgtccacacaggagagaaaccgtACAGATGCGAGGAGTGTGGGAAGGGCTTCAGTTCAGCCTCGAGTTTCCAGAGCCATCAGAGGGTCCACACAGGGGAAAAGCCGTTTCGATGCAGTGTGTGTGGGAAGGGCTTCAGTCAGAGCTCCTATTTTCAAGCCCATCAACGAGTTCACACCggagaaaaaccatacaaatgtGAAGTGTGTGGGAAGCGCTTCAACTGGAGCCTGAATCTCCACAACCACCAGAGAGTCCACACCGGGGAGAAGCCCTATAAGTGTGAGGCCTGCGGGAAGAGCTTCAGTCAGGCCTCCAATCTGCAAGCCCACCAGAGCGTCCACACGGGGGAAAAACCCTTCAAATGTGATGCCTGCCAGAAACGGTTCAGTCAGGCCTCCCACCTTCAGGCCCACCAGAGAGtccatactggagagaaaccctacaaaTGTGATacatgtgggaaagccttcagccaGCGGTCGAATCTTCAGGTTCATCAGATCATCCACACTGGTGAAAAGCCGTTCAAGTGTGAGGAGTGTGGGAAGGAATTCAGCTGGAGCGCAGGTCTCAGTGCACATCAGCGGGTCCACACGGGAGAGAAACCCTACACATGTCAGCAGTGTGGGAAGGGCTTCAGTCAGGCCTCGCACTTCCACACCCATCAAAGGGTCCACACTGGAGAGAGGCCCTACATCTGCAACATCTGTTGTAAGGGCTTCAGTCAGAGGTCACATCTTGTCTACCATCAGAGGGTCCACGCAGGAGGGAATTTGTAG
- the Znf235 gene encoding zinc finger protein 235 isoform X5: MCKTPARVMCCSSGPAASPASPMMSFPSPVSPPQNAALFQKQEENNDQGPGHQSFKPDMISQLEREEKLWMKEIQTQAGRCSGDGSQRKMESLCKAGFRCLSLGEFSCWQMKRHVVNKLTRSRDSIMNIQGKSSLFPKQCAGAEECIALVDDSSLVTLRGAHSNIEEDQELLTGRVQSSWSKTCLSETQNHQTNCRQTHMKNKLCLFAPRVDVLSCISHPGDKTTRGRDAAHSNRDCGKDTFKASPPTRCHIYTGQKASPCGDCEDAFSNSPRLELHQEAHTGKKSPTRSTHEEDPNYTSGIPVQQNVRPGKKRYWCHECGKGFSQSSNLQTHQRVHTGEKPYTCPECGKSFNQSSHLYAHLPIHTGEKPYRCESCGKGFSRSTDLNIHCRVHTGEKPYKCEVCGKGFTQRSHLQAHERIHTGEKPYKCGDCGKRFSCSSNLHTHQRVHTEERPYKCGECGKCFSLSFNLHSHQRVHTGEKPYRCEECGKGFSSASSFQSHQRVHTGEKPFRCSVCGKGFSQSSYFQAHQRVHTGEKPYKCEVCGKRFNWSLNLHNHQRVHTGEKPYKCEACGKSFSQASNLQAHQSVHTGEKPFKCDACQKRFSQASHLQAHQRVHTGEKPYKCDTCGKAFSQRSNLQVHQIIHTGEKPFKCEECGKEFSWSAGLSAHQRVHTGEKPYTCQQCGKGFSQASHFHTHQRVHTGERPYICNICCKGFSQRSHLVYHQRVHAGGNL; this comes from the exons ATGTGCAAAACTCCAGCGAGAGTCATGTGCTGCTCATCTGGACCAGCTGCATCCCCAGCGTCTCCCATGATGTCTTTTCCCTCCCCAGTGTCGCCTCCCCAGAACGCTGCCCTTTTCCAGAAGCAAGAGGAGAACAATGACCAAGGTCCAG GACATCAGTCCTTCAAACCAGACATGATATCCCAGTTGGAGAGGGAGGAAAAGCTTTGGATGAAGGAGATCCAAACCCAGGCAGGTAGGTGCTCAG GTGATGGGAGTCAGCGCAAGATGGAGTCTCTTTGCAAAGCAGGATTCAGGTGCCTTTCGCTGGGAGAGTTTTCATGCTGGCAGATGAAGAGGCATGTTGTAAACAAGCTCACCAGAAGTCGAGACTCCATAATGAATATCCAGGGAAAGAGTTCTCTGTTCCCCAAGCAGTGTGCGGGAGCAGAAGAATGTATTGCACTTGTAGATGACAGCAGCCTCGTGACTCTCAGAGGAGCACATTCCAATATTGAAGAAGATCAAGAACTTCTAACTGGAAGAGTTCAGAGTTCTTGGAGTAAAACTTgcctcagtgagactcagaacCATCAGACAAATTGTAGGCAGACTCACATGAAGAACAAATTATGTCTCTTTGCTCCACGTGTTGATGTTTTAAGTTGCATTTCACACCCTGGTGATAAGACAACAAGAGGAAGAGACGCAGCTCACAGCAACAGAGATTGTGGTAAAGACACCTTCAAGGCTTCCCCTCCTACCCGGTGTCACATTTACACAGGACAGAAAGCCTCCCCATGTGGCGACTGTGAAGACGCCTTCAGCAATAGCCCCAGGCTTGAACTACATCAGGAGGCGCACACAGGGAAGAAGTCCCCCACACGCAGTACCCATGAGGAGGACCCCAATTACACCTCGGGGATTCCTGTGCAACAAAATGTTCGCCCAGGAAAAAAGCGCTATTGGTGCCATGAGTGTGGCAAGGGTTTCAGTCAGAGCTCAAACCTGCAGACTCATCAGAGAGTCcatactggggagaagccctatacGTGCCCTGAGTGTGGGAAGAGCTTCAATCAGAGCTCACACCTATATGCTCACCTGCCTattcacacaggagagaagccctataGGTGTGAAAGCTGTGGGAAGGGCTTCAGCCGTAGCACGGATCTGAACATCCACTGCAGAgtgcacactggggagaagccttaCAAGTGCGAGGTGTGCGGGAAGGGCTTCACGCAGAGGTCACACCTTCAGGCCCATGAGAGAATCCACACAGGGGAGAAGCCATATAAATGTGGGGACTGTGGGAAGCGCTTCAGTTGTAGTTCGAACCTTCACACTCATCAGAGGGTGCACACTGAAGAAAGGCCCTACAAATGTGGGGAGTGTGGGAAATGCTTCAGCTTGAGCTTTAACCTTCACAGCCACCAGCGCgtccacacaggagagaaaccgtACAGATGCGAGGAGTGTGGGAAGGGCTTCAGTTCAGCCTCGAGTTTCCAGAGCCATCAGAGGGTCCACACAGGGGAAAAGCCGTTTCGATGCAGTGTGTGTGGGAAGGGCTTCAGTCAGAGCTCCTATTTTCAAGCCCATCAACGAGTTCACACCggagaaaaaccatacaaatgtGAAGTGTGTGGGAAGCGCTTCAACTGGAGCCTGAATCTCCACAACCACCAGAGAGTCCACACCGGGGAGAAGCCCTATAAGTGTGAGGCCTGCGGGAAGAGCTTCAGTCAGGCCTCCAATCTGCAAGCCCACCAGAGCGTCCACACGGGGGAAAAACCCTTCAAATGTGATGCCTGCCAGAAACGGTTCAGTCAGGCCTCCCACCTTCAGGCCCACCAGAGAGtccatactggagagaaaccctacaaaTGTGATacatgtgggaaagccttcagccaGCGGTCGAATCTTCAGGTTCATCAGATCATCCACACTGGTGAAAAGCCGTTCAAGTGTGAGGAGTGTGGGAAGGAATTCAGCTGGAGCGCAGGTCTCAGTGCACATCAGCGGGTCCACACGGGAGAGAAACCCTACACATGTCAGCAGTGTGGGAAGGGCTTCAGTCAGGCCTCGCACTTCCACACCCATCAAAGGGTCCACACTGGAGAGAGGCCCTACATCTGCAACATCTGTTGTAAGGGCTTCAGTCAGAGGTCACATCTTGTCTACCATCAGAGGGTCCACGCAGGAGGGAATTTGTAG
- the Znf235 gene encoding zinc finger protein 235 isoform X6 gives MCKTPARVMCCSSGPAASPASPMMSFPSPVSPPQNAALFQKQEENNDQGPGHQSFKPDMISQLEREEKLWMKEIQTQAGDGSQRKMESLCKAGFRCLSLGEFSCWQMKRHVVNKLTRSRDSIMNIQGKSSLFPKQCAGAEECIALVDDSSLVTLRGAHSNIEEDQELLTGRVQSSWSKTCLSETQNHQTNCRQTHMKNKLCLFAPRVDVLSCISHPGDKTTRGRDAAHSNRDCGKDTFKASPPTRCHIYTGQKASPCGDCEDAFSNSPRLELHQEAHTGKKSPTRSTHEEDPNYTSGIPVQQNVRPGKKRYWCHECGKGFSQSSNLQTHQRVHTGEKPYTCPECGKSFNQSSHLYAHLPIHTGEKPYRCESCGKGFSRSTDLNIHCRVHTGEKPYKCEVCGKGFTQRSHLQAHERIHTGEKPYKCGDCGKRFSCSSNLHTHQRVHTEERPYKCGECGKCFSLSFNLHSHQRVHTGEKPYRCEECGKGFSSASSFQSHQRVHTGEKPFRCSVCGKGFSQSSYFQAHQRVHTGEKPYKCEVCGKRFNWSLNLHNHQRVHTGEKPYKCEACGKSFSQASNLQAHQSVHTGEKPFKCDACQKRFSQASHLQAHQRVHTGEKPYKCDTCGKAFSQRSNLQVHQIIHTGEKPFKCEECGKEFSWSAGLSAHQRVHTGEKPYTCQQCGKGFSQASHFHTHQRVHTGERPYICNICCKGFSQRSHLVYHQRVHAGGNL, from the exons ATGTGCAAAACTCCAGCGAGAGTCATGTGCTGCTCATCTGGACCAGCTGCATCCCCAGCGTCTCCCATGATGTCTTTTCCCTCCCCAGTGTCGCCTCCCCAGAACGCTGCCCTTTTCCAGAAGCAAGAGGAGAACAATGACCAAGGTCCAG GACATCAGTCCTTCAAACCAGACATGATATCCCAGTTGGAGAGGGAGGAAAAGCTTTGGATGAAGGAGATCCAAACCCAGGCAG GTGATGGGAGTCAGCGCAAGATGGAGTCTCTTTGCAAAGCAGGATTCAGGTGCCTTTCGCTGGGAGAGTTTTCATGCTGGCAGATGAAGAGGCATGTTGTAAACAAGCTCACCAGAAGTCGAGACTCCATAATGAATATCCAGGGAAAGAGTTCTCTGTTCCCCAAGCAGTGTGCGGGAGCAGAAGAATGTATTGCACTTGTAGATGACAGCAGCCTCGTGACTCTCAGAGGAGCACATTCCAATATTGAAGAAGATCAAGAACTTCTAACTGGAAGAGTTCAGAGTTCTTGGAGTAAAACTTgcctcagtgagactcagaacCATCAGACAAATTGTAGGCAGACTCACATGAAGAACAAATTATGTCTCTTTGCTCCACGTGTTGATGTTTTAAGTTGCATTTCACACCCTGGTGATAAGACAACAAGAGGAAGAGACGCAGCTCACAGCAACAGAGATTGTGGTAAAGACACCTTCAAGGCTTCCCCTCCTACCCGGTGTCACATTTACACAGGACAGAAAGCCTCCCCATGTGGCGACTGTGAAGACGCCTTCAGCAATAGCCCCAGGCTTGAACTACATCAGGAGGCGCACACAGGGAAGAAGTCCCCCACACGCAGTACCCATGAGGAGGACCCCAATTACACCTCGGGGATTCCTGTGCAACAAAATGTTCGCCCAGGAAAAAAGCGCTATTGGTGCCATGAGTGTGGCAAGGGTTTCAGTCAGAGCTCAAACCTGCAGACTCATCAGAGAGTCcatactggggagaagccctatacGTGCCCTGAGTGTGGGAAGAGCTTCAATCAGAGCTCACACCTATATGCTCACCTGCCTattcacacaggagagaagccctataGGTGTGAAAGCTGTGGGAAGGGCTTCAGCCGTAGCACGGATCTGAACATCCACTGCAGAgtgcacactggggagaagccttaCAAGTGCGAGGTGTGCGGGAAGGGCTTCACGCAGAGGTCACACCTTCAGGCCCATGAGAGAATCCACACAGGGGAGAAGCCATATAAATGTGGGGACTGTGGGAAGCGCTTCAGTTGTAGTTCGAACCTTCACACTCATCAGAGGGTGCACACTGAAGAAAGGCCCTACAAATGTGGGGAGTGTGGGAAATGCTTCAGCTTGAGCTTTAACCTTCACAGCCACCAGCGCgtccacacaggagagaaaccgtACAGATGCGAGGAGTGTGGGAAGGGCTTCAGTTCAGCCTCGAGTTTCCAGAGCCATCAGAGGGTCCACACAGGGGAAAAGCCGTTTCGATGCAGTGTGTGTGGGAAGGGCTTCAGTCAGAGCTCCTATTTTCAAGCCCATCAACGAGTTCACACCggagaaaaaccatacaaatgtGAAGTGTGTGGGAAGCGCTTCAACTGGAGCCTGAATCTCCACAACCACCAGAGAGTCCACACCGGGGAGAAGCCCTATAAGTGTGAGGCCTGCGGGAAGAGCTTCAGTCAGGCCTCCAATCTGCAAGCCCACCAGAGCGTCCACACGGGGGAAAAACCCTTCAAATGTGATGCCTGCCAGAAACGGTTCAGTCAGGCCTCCCACCTTCAGGCCCACCAGAGAGtccatactggagagaaaccctacaaaTGTGATacatgtgggaaagccttcagccaGCGGTCGAATCTTCAGGTTCATCAGATCATCCACACTGGTGAAAAGCCGTTCAAGTGTGAGGAGTGTGGGAAGGAATTCAGCTGGAGCGCAGGTCTCAGTGCACATCAGCGGGTCCACACGGGAGAGAAACCCTACACATGTCAGCAGTGTGGGAAGGGCTTCAGTCAGGCCTCGCACTTCCACACCCATCAAAGGGTCCACACTGGAGAGAGGCCCTACATCTGCAACATCTGTTGTAAGGGCTTCAGTCAGAGGTCACATCTTGTCTACCATCAGAGGGTCCACGCAGGAGGGAATTTGTAG
- the Znf235 gene encoding zinc finger protein 235 isoform X10 yields the protein MISQLEREEKLWMKEIQTQAGRCSGDGSQRKMESLCKAGFRCLSLGEFSCWQMKRHVVNKLTRSRDSIMNIQGKSSLFPKQCAGAEECIALVDDSSLVTLRGAHSNIEEDQELLTGRVQSSWSKTCLSETQNHQTNCRQTHMKNKLCLFAPRVDVLSCISHPGDKTTRGRDAAHSNRDCGKDTFKASPPTRCHIYTGQKASPCGDCEDAFSNSPRLELHQEAHTGKKSPTRSTHEEDPNYTSGIPVQQNVRPGKKRYWCHECGKGFSQSSNLQTHQRVHTGEKPYTCPECGKSFNQSSHLYAHLPIHTGEKPYRCESCGKGFSRSTDLNIHCRVHTGEKPYKCEVCGKGFTQRSHLQAHERIHTGEKPYKCGDCGKRFSCSSNLHTHQRVHTEERPYKCGECGKCFSLSFNLHSHQRVHTGEKPYRCEECGKGFSSASSFQSHQRVHTGEKPFRCSVCGKGFSQSSYFQAHQRVHTGEKPYKCEVCGKRFNWSLNLHNHQRVHTGEKPYKCEACGKSFSQASNLQAHQSVHTGEKPFKCDACQKRFSQASHLQAHQRVHTGEKPYKCDTCGKAFSQRSNLQVHQIIHTGEKPFKCEECGKEFSWSAGLSAHQRVHTGEKPYTCQQCGKGFSQASHFHTHQRVHTGERPYICNICCKGFSQRSHLVYHQRVHAGGNL from the exons ATGATATCCCAGTTGGAGAGGGAGGAAAAGCTTTGGATGAAGGAGATCCAAACCCAGGCAGGTAGGTGCTCAG GTGATGGGAGTCAGCGCAAGATGGAGTCTCTTTGCAAAGCAGGATTCAGGTGCCTTTCGCTGGGAGAGTTTTCATGCTGGCAGATGAAGAGGCATGTTGTAAACAAGCTCACCAGAAGTCGAGACTCCATAATGAATATCCAGGGAAAGAGTTCTCTGTTCCCCAAGCAGTGTGCGGGAGCAGAAGAATGTATTGCACTTGTAGATGACAGCAGCCTCGTGACTCTCAGAGGAGCACATTCCAATATTGAAGAAGATCAAGAACTTCTAACTGGAAGAGTTCAGAGTTCTTGGAGTAAAACTTgcctcagtgagactcagaacCATCAGACAAATTGTAGGCAGACTCACATGAAGAACAAATTATGTCTCTTTGCTCCACGTGTTGATGTTTTAAGTTGCATTTCACACCCTGGTGATAAGACAACAAGAGGAAGAGACGCAGCTCACAGCAACAGAGATTGTGGTAAAGACACCTTCAAGGCTTCCCCTCCTACCCGGTGTCACATTTACACAGGACAGAAAGCCTCCCCATGTGGCGACTGTGAAGACGCCTTCAGCAATAGCCCCAGGCTTGAACTACATCAGGAGGCGCACACAGGGAAGAAGTCCCCCACACGCAGTACCCATGAGGAGGACCCCAATTACACCTCGGGGATTCCTGTGCAACAAAATGTTCGCCCAGGAAAAAAGCGCTATTGGTGCCATGAGTGTGGCAAGGGTTTCAGTCAGAGCTCAAACCTGCAGACTCATCAGAGAGTCcatactggggagaagccctatacGTGCCCTGAGTGTGGGAAGAGCTTCAATCAGAGCTCACACCTATATGCTCACCTGCCTattcacacaggagagaagccctataGGTGTGAAAGCTGTGGGAAGGGCTTCAGCCGTAGCACGGATCTGAACATCCACTGCAGAgtgcacactggggagaagccttaCAAGTGCGAGGTGTGCGGGAAGGGCTTCACGCAGAGGTCACACCTTCAGGCCCATGAGAGAATCCACACAGGGGAGAAGCCATATAAATGTGGGGACTGTGGGAAGCGCTTCAGTTGTAGTTCGAACCTTCACACTCATCAGAGGGTGCACACTGAAGAAAGGCCCTACAAATGTGGGGAGTGTGGGAAATGCTTCAGCTTGAGCTTTAACCTTCACAGCCACCAGCGCgtccacacaggagagaaaccgtACAGATGCGAGGAGTGTGGGAAGGGCTTCAGTTCAGCCTCGAGTTTCCAGAGCCATCAGAGGGTCCACACAGGGGAAAAGCCGTTTCGATGCAGTGTGTGTGGGAAGGGCTTCAGTCAGAGCTCCTATTTTCAAGCCCATCAACGAGTTCACACCggagaaaaaccatacaaatgtGAAGTGTGTGGGAAGCGCTTCAACTGGAGCCTGAATCTCCACAACCACCAGAGAGTCCACACCGGGGAGAAGCCCTATAAGTGTGAGGCCTGCGGGAAGAGCTTCAGTCAGGCCTCCAATCTGCAAGCCCACCAGAGCGTCCACACGGGGGAAAAACCCTTCAAATGTGATGCCTGCCAGAAACGGTTCAGTCAGGCCTCCCACCTTCAGGCCCACCAGAGAGtccatactggagagaaaccctacaaaTGTGATacatgtgggaaagccttcagccaGCGGTCGAATCTTCAGGTTCATCAGATCATCCACACTGGTGAAAAGCCGTTCAAGTGTGAGGAGTGTGGGAAGGAATTCAGCTGGAGCGCAGGTCTCAGTGCACATCAGCGGGTCCACACGGGAGAGAAACCCTACACATGTCAGCAGTGTGGGAAGGGCTTCAGTCAGGCCTCGCACTTCCACACCCATCAAAGGGTCCACACTGGAGAGAGGCCCTACATCTGCAACATCTGTTGTAAGGGCTTCAGTCAGAGGTCACATCTTGTCTACCATCAGAGGGTCCACGCAGGAGGGAATTTGTAG